A DNA window from Turicibacter sp. TJ11 contains the following coding sequences:
- the hemA gene encoding glutamyl-tRNA reductase yields MEIGVIGINHHLAPISVREKVSFTDTKKIEAINTLLDNGISEVVILSTCNRSEIYIYTESIEEKFEFISNYYKQFFNHEEVDQYLFHKIGYDVIYHLYKVTAGLDSMVLGEDQILGQVKRAHEFSMQLGASKKFFNKLFREAITTAKEIKSTTKISEQPLSIAYIGVKLLKEKIGSLKDKRALVIGCGKMSKLAMTYLQEEQISKIYLSNRSHGKVTHIANEVENIIPIEYEKRYDVLENVDIVISATSAPHTIICYEDMPPIQSPLYMMDMALPRDIDSQIKLLDYVELYDIDDLKKIHDENDSKRAELAHAAHTIIEDRINEFLTWLDTADIDPTIQSLNEKCLEIKKDSLDYLFKKLDLGLREQKLIDRMMENALKRLIREPIVNLKQIKDQGKREEYIKLIEELFEI; encoded by the coding sequence ATGGAGATAGGAGTAATTGGAATCAATCATCATTTGGCACCCATTAGTGTGCGAGAAAAAGTATCGTTCACCGATACTAAAAAGATAGAGGCTATTAATACTTTGCTCGATAACGGTATAAGTGAAGTTGTCATCCTATCTACCTGTAATCGAAGTGAAATTTATATTTATACAGAGAGTATTGAAGAGAAGTTCGAGTTCATTTCTAACTATTATAAACAGTTTTTTAATCATGAAGAAGTTGATCAATATTTATTTCATAAAATCGGATATGACGTTATTTATCATCTATATAAAGTGACTGCAGGGTTAGATTCTATGGTACTTGGAGAGGATCAAATTTTAGGTCAAGTGAAGAGAGCACATGAGTTTTCAATGCAATTAGGGGCTAGTAAGAAATTTTTTAATAAACTTTTTCGAGAAGCTATTACCACTGCTAAGGAAATCAAAAGTACCACTAAAATTTCTGAACAACCCTTATCTATTGCCTATATAGGAGTAAAGCTTCTAAAAGAAAAAATAGGTTCTTTAAAAGATAAACGTGCCTTAGTTATTGGTTGTGGGAAAATGAGTAAGCTAGCAATGACTTATCTTCAAGAAGAACAGATTTCAAAGATCTATCTTTCAAATCGAAGTCACGGAAAAGTGACTCATATTGCAAATGAAGTTGAGAATATTATTCCTATTGAATATGAAAAGCGATATGACGTTTTAGAAAACGTTGATATTGTCATTAGTGCTACGTCTGCTCCCCATACTATTATTTGCTATGAGGATATGCCTCCTATTCAGAGCCCACTTTATATGATGGATATGGCTTTACCACGAGATATTGATTCTCAAATTAAATTATTAGATTATGTTGAGCTTTACGATATAGATGATTTAAAGAAAATACATGATGAAAATGATAGTAAACGTGCCGAATTAGCTCACGCTGCACATACGATTATTGAAGATAGAATAAATGAGTTTTTAACTTGGCTAGATACCGCAGACATCGATCCCACTATTCAATCGTTAAACGAGAAGTGTCTAGAAATTAAGAAGGATTCGTTAGATTATTTATTTAAAAAATTAGACTTAGGTTTACGAGAACAAAAATTGATAGATCGAATGATGGAAAATGCTTTAAAACGACTCATTAGGGAACCTATTGTAAACTTAAAACAAATTAAGGATCAAGGAAAAAGGGAAGAATATATTAAACTAATTGAAGAATTATTTGAGATTTAA
- the hemL gene encoding glutamate-1-semialdehyde 2,1-aminomutase, with amino-acid sequence MITTKSEQIYHEATKYIPGGVNSPVRAFKSVGLTPIFVDHAKGSKIYDVDGNEYIDYICSWGPLMLGHSPKELSIGIDEIIQKGTSYGVPTQIEVEMAKMIVEAYPAIDQVRMVNSGTEATMSALRVARGYTGRNKILKFEGCYHGHSDALLVQSGSGTITYGVPTSPGVPDDVVKHTLVCRYNDLDAVRQIFKAQGDEIAAVIVETISGNMGLVKGKQEFIELLREVCTAYGAVLIFDEVITGFRISYHSSPDYFGVKPDMVCFGKIIGAGLPVGAYGGKKEIMDMVSPVGPVYQAGTLSGNPLAMYMGKKNLEILRDNPNIYTELDRKAKKLEEGFKQNLEKLGLDYTVTRAGSLVCLFFTKGPVESYDDAKTCDIEKFNKYFAQLLKQGILIGPSQYEAMFLSNAHTDEDIEQTIKANYEALKVAHDL; translated from the coding sequence ATGATCACTACAAAATCAGAACAAATTTATCATGAGGCAACGAAATACATTCCAGGTGGTGTGAATAGTCCTGTTCGAGCCTTCAAATCGGTTGGATTAACGCCTATCTTTGTTGATCATGCCAAAGGAAGTAAAATTTACGATGTAGATGGAAATGAATATATTGATTATATTTGTTCATGGGGGCCATTAATGCTTGGGCACTCACCTAAAGAGTTAAGTATTGGAATAGATGAAATCATTCAAAAGGGAACAAGTTACGGAGTTCCGACTCAAATTGAAGTAGAGATGGCTAAAATGATTGTTGAAGCTTATCCTGCCATTGATCAAGTTCGCATGGTTAACTCGGGAACGGAAGCGACGATGAGTGCATTACGTGTGGCCAGAGGATATACAGGAAGAAATAAAATTTTAAAATTTGAAGGGTGTTATCATGGTCATTCAGATGCTTTATTAGTTCAATCAGGTTCTGGAACCATTACTTATGGTGTACCGACTAGTCCAGGAGTGCCTGATGATGTTGTTAAACATACGTTAGTTTGCCGATATAATGATTTAGATGCGGTTAGACAAATTTTTAAAGCTCAAGGAGATGAAATTGCAGCGGTGATTGTTGAAACAATCTCAGGAAATATGGGATTAGTTAAAGGAAAACAAGAGTTTATTGAATTATTAAGGGAAGTATGTACAGCGTATGGTGCTGTTTTAATTTTTGATGAGGTTATTACAGGATTTAGAATTAGTTATCATAGCTCTCCGGATTATTTTGGCGTAAAACCTGACATGGTTTGCTTTGGAAAAATTATAGGGGCTGGCTTACCTGTTGGAGCTTATGGTGGAAAAAAAGAAATTATGGACATGGTTTCACCGGTTGGTCCTGTTTATCAGGCAGGAACATTATCAGGAAATCCTTTAGCGATGTACATGGGGAAAAAGAACTTAGAAATTTTAAGAGATAATCCGAACATCTATACGGAACTAGATCGAAAAGCTAAAAAGCTTGAAGAGGGATTTAAACAAAACTTAGAAAAGTTAGGATTAGATTATACCGTCACACGAGCAGGATCATTAGTTTGTTTATTCTTTACGAAAGGTCCAGTAGAAAGTTACGATGATGCTAAAACATGTGACATTGAAAAATTTAATAAGTACTTTGCACAATTACTCAAACAAGGAATTCTAATAGGTCCTAGTCAATATGAAGCAATGTTCCTATCTAATGCTCATACGGATGAAGATATAGAACAAACGATTAAGGCAAATTATGAAGCTTTAAAAGTAGCGCATGATTTATAG
- a CDS encoding sirohydrochlorin cobaltochelatase: MKKAILVVSFGTSYKETRKKTIEACETKIKQTFHDYEIYSAYTSKKIIEKIRMKEGIDIQTPMQVLDQLSQKCYDEVIVQPLYMIHGKEFDELAKQVERYRDRFKYLFLGTPLLASNERNDEVAEAIKDQIPTSYANEVILLVGHGSLKNSNECYKRLESYLNKQGLNIYIAVLEGEMTLTDVIKKLQMTDVTAIHLVPLMLVAGYHVVKDLMSESPSSWKAILEKEGFNVKVHLKALGENPKIQALFVQSVREGINKQLNE; encoded by the coding sequence ATGAAAAAAGCAATTTTAGTTGTTAGTTTTGGAACAAGTTACAAAGAAACAAGAAAAAAAACGATTGAGGCATGTGAGACAAAGATTAAGCAAACATTCCATGATTATGAGATATATAGCGCTTATACATCTAAAAAGATTATTGAGAAAATAAGAATGAAAGAGGGAATTGATATTCAAACGCCTATGCAGGTGTTAGATCAATTATCTCAAAAATGTTATGATGAGGTTATTGTTCAACCGTTATATATGATTCATGGGAAGGAATTTGATGAGTTGGCAAAACAAGTAGAGCGTTATCGTGACAGATTTAAATATCTTTTTTTAGGTACCCCTTTATTAGCTTCAAATGAAAGAAATGATGAGGTGGCTGAAGCGATAAAAGATCAAATCCCGACTAGCTATGCTAACGAAGTCATTTTGTTAGTCGGTCATGGGTCATTAAAAAACTCTAACGAATGTTATAAAAGGTTGGAATCTTATTTAAATAAGCAAGGGTTAAACATCTATATTGCAGTGCTTGAAGGTGAAATGACATTAACTGATGTTATTAAAAAACTTCAGATGACTGATGTGACAGCCATTCATTTAGTTCCACTCATGTTAGTAGCAGGTTATCACGTGGTTAAAGATCTAATGAGTGAGAGTCCATCTTCTTGGAAAGCAATTTTAGAAAAAGAAGGATTTAATGTAAAAGTTCATTTAAAAGCACTTGGTGAAAATCCAAAAATTCAGGCATTATTTGTTCAATCGGTTCGTGAAGGAATAAATAAGCAACTGAATGAATAG
- the hemC gene encoding hydroxymethylbilane synthase, giving the protein MKVVVGTRGSKLALTQTNWVIQELKKKHPMIEFEIKIIKTKGDLIQNVSLDKIGDKGLFVKEIEQQLMDGQIDIAVHSMKDMPSSLPIGLKFAGTPKREDPRDALILRQPYKSLEELPVGAKIGTGSKRRKYQLLKLRPDLNVVPIRGNIDTRIKKIEEENLDGIVLAAAGLVRAKMTDYITCYLPIEQMLPAPAQGALAIEIRENDVTIQQLVDSIKDVITEVQVQAERGFLLGVNGSCHVPMGAYCEVVGHQLKLTGLYGNEEGSQLIIKTLEGSVESPIDLGIELAQLVLKEYESYEG; this is encoded by the coding sequence ATGAAAGTAGTTGTCGGTACAAGAGGAAGTAAATTAGCTTTGACCCAGACGAATTGGGTCATTCAAGAGTTAAAGAAAAAGCATCCGATGATTGAGTTTGAGATTAAGATTATCAAGACTAAAGGTGATTTAATTCAAAATGTTTCGTTAGATAAAATCGGTGATAAAGGATTATTTGTTAAGGAAATTGAGCAGCAATTGATGGATGGTCAAATCGATATAGCGGTTCATAGTATGAAAGACATGCCATCATCTTTACCTATCGGGCTTAAGTTTGCTGGAACACCTAAAAGAGAAGACCCAAGAGATGCTTTAATTTTGAGACAACCGTATAAAAGTCTTGAAGAGTTACCGGTTGGTGCGAAAATTGGAACAGGAAGTAAGCGTCGAAAATATCAATTATTAAAATTAAGGCCTGATTTAAACGTCGTTCCGATTCGTGGAAACATTGATACGAGAATTAAAAAAATAGAAGAAGAAAATTTAGATGGAATTGTATTAGCAGCCGCTGGATTAGTGAGAGCTAAGATGACGGATTATATCACTTGCTATTTACCGATTGAACAAATGCTTCCTGCTCCTGCTCAAGGAGCGCTAGCCATTGAAATTAGAGAAAATGATGTCACTATCCAACAATTAGTTGATAGTATCAAAGATGTCATCACAGAAGTTCAAGTTCAAGCAGAAAGAGGATTTTTACTTGGAGTTAATGGAAGTTGTCACGTTCCAATGGGAGCATACTGTGAAGTAGTTGGGCATCAGCTTAAATTAACGGGGCTTTACGGAAATGAAGAGGGAAGTCAACTGATTATTAAAACATTAGAAGGTAGTGTGGAATCTCCAATCGATTTAGGAATTGAACTAGCACAGCTTGTGTTAAAGGAGTATGAAAGTTATGAAGGGTAA
- the cobA gene encoding uroporphyrinogen-III C-methyltransferase, whose amino-acid sequence MKGKVYLVGAGPGDYKLLTLKGLECIQVADVIVYDRLVNKNYLKEAKPTCEFIYVGKASNQHTLSQEEINRVIVEQAALGKIVTRLKGGDPYVFGRGGEEGEALREKGIEFEVVPGITSAIGGLCYAGIPITHRDYASSFHVVTGHLRADDKSNSDLNWNALAHVNGTLVFLMGVSNLKQISEQLIKEGKCKKTPVALISWATYFSQKVIVSTLEEVYEVAQKEEIKPPTLIVVGSVVNLRETLNFFENKPLFGKNIMVTRSRTQNSSLVEKISDLGGNPIEIPTIKIEKFQSNKELQEAIQQLNKYTYLVLTSQNAADIFFNQLDELGLDARALAHLKICAIGSSTAKAMKVRGIRADFIPKEFVSESLYETLAPHLTPQDNILIPRAKNARDFLVTQLKEICSVHEIHTYESVIDFNQKTELLEILTHEKVDYITFASSSSVKNFVRLIGNENLNQLKQSELISIGPVTSSALCEAGLTVYKEAKQATIDGLLDVMIAD is encoded by the coding sequence ATGAAGGGTAAAGTCTATCTAGTAGGTGCAGGACCAGGAGATTATAAATTACTAACTTTAAAGGGATTAGAGTGTATTCAAGTAGCCGACGTCATTGTCTATGATCGTTTGGTCAATAAGAATTATTTAAAGGAGGCAAAGCCTACTTGTGAGTTCATTTATGTTGGAAAAGCATCTAATCAGCATACGCTCTCTCAAGAAGAGATTAATCGTGTCATCGTTGAGCAGGCAGCTTTGGGAAAAATAGTGACACGATTAAAAGGTGGCGATCCCTATGTATTTGGTCGAGGAGGAGAAGAAGGGGAGGCGTTAAGAGAAAAAGGAATCGAATTTGAAGTGGTTCCAGGGATTACTTCAGCGATTGGAGGGCTTTGTTATGCTGGAATTCCAATTACTCACCGCGATTATGCGTCTTCTTTTCATGTGGTGACAGGTCATTTAAGAGCCGATGATAAAAGTAATTCAGATTTAAACTGGAATGCTTTAGCCCATGTTAATGGAACGTTAGTTTTTTTAATGGGAGTTTCAAACTTAAAGCAAATTAGTGAACAGTTAATCAAAGAAGGTAAGTGTAAAAAAACACCCGTTGCTTTAATTAGTTGGGCCACTTATTTCAGTCAAAAAGTTATTGTTTCAACATTAGAAGAAGTATATGAAGTTGCTCAAAAAGAAGAAATCAAGCCACCGACATTAATTGTTGTCGGATCAGTGGTGAATCTTCGAGAAACGCTCAACTTCTTTGAAAATAAACCGCTATTTGGGAAAAATATTATGGTCACAAGAAGTCGAACACAAAATAGTTCGCTCGTTGAAAAAATCAGTGATTTAGGTGGAAACCCAATCGAAATTCCTACCATTAAGATTGAAAAGTTTCAATCAAATAAAGAATTACAAGAAGCGATTCAACAATTAAATAAATATACTTACTTAGTGTTAACGAGCCAAAATGCAGCTGATATTTTCTTTAATCAATTAGATGAATTAGGATTAGACGCTCGTGCATTAGCTCACTTAAAAATTTGTGCGATTGGAAGTTCAACTGCAAAAGCAATGAAAGTTAGAGGGATTCGTGCTGATTTTATTCCAAAAGAATTTGTGTCAGAGTCATTATATGAAACACTAGCGCCACACTTAACACCCCAAGATAACATTTTGATTCCGCGTGCTAAAAATGCAAGAGATTTTTTAGTGACTCAGCTAAAAGAAATCTGTTCAGTACATGAAATTCATACGTATGAAAGCGTCATTGATTTCAATCAAAAAACGGAACTTTTAGAGATTTTGACGCACGAAAAAGTGGACTATATTACATTTGCAAGTTCTTCAAGTGTTAAAAACTTTGTTCGACTGATTGGAAATGAAAATTTAAATCAATTAAAACAGAGCGAGTTAATTTCAATTGGGCCTGTAACGTCTTCGGCCTTATGTGAGGCTGGTTTAACCGTTTATAAAGAAGCAAAACAAGCAACCATTGATGGTCTTTTAGATGTCATGATAGCTGATTAG
- the hemB gene encoding porphobilinogen synthase: MLRRPRRLRVNQAIRNLVRETRLNVEDFIYPLFIVEGEGIKREISSLPDVYHFSIDRLEPEIKELNALGIEHVILFGVPHDHEKDECGSEGFNEDGIIQRAIRQIKQIDPNMNVITDVCMCEYTSHGHCGILNEEGYVKNDVTLDYLTKIAISHAKAGADMVAPSDMMDGRIKALRMGLDQAGFENVGIMSYSVKYASTFYGPFREAANSSPAFGDRKTYQMDPANTNEALIEAELDVLEGADILMVKPALSYLDVIRRVKDEFGLPLAAYNVSGEYAMLKSAVKNGILAEGAIYESVLSIKRAGADIIITYFAKDLAKMIHQTK; encoded by the coding sequence ATGTTAAGAAGACCCCGTCGATTAAGAGTCAATCAAGCGATTCGTAACTTAGTAAGAGAAACACGATTAAATGTAGAAGATTTTATTTATCCATTATTTATTGTAGAAGGAGAAGGCATTAAACGTGAGATTTCATCTTTACCAGATGTTTATCATTTTTCAATCGATAGACTAGAACCAGAGATTAAAGAGTTAAATGCATTAGGAATTGAGCATGTCATTTTATTTGGCGTTCCTCATGATCACGAAAAAGATGAGTGTGGAAGTGAAGGCTTCAATGAAGACGGAATTATTCAACGTGCCATTCGTCAGATTAAACAAATTGATCCAAACATGAACGTTATTACCGATGTTTGTATGTGTGAGTATACGAGTCATGGACATTGTGGAATTTTGAATGAAGAGGGATACGTTAAAAATGATGTAACCTTAGATTATTTAACTAAAATTGCAATCAGTCATGCAAAAGCTGGAGCAGACATGGTAGCTCCTTCAGATATGATGGATGGGCGTATTAAAGCTTTACGAATGGGATTAGATCAAGCAGGATTTGAGAATGTTGGAATTATGTCTTACAGTGTTAAATATGCATCTACCTTTTATGGGCCATTCCGCGAAGCGGCAAATTCATCGCCTGCCTTTGGCGATCGTAAGACATATCAAATGGACCCAGCCAATACAAATGAAGCATTAATTGAAGCTGAGTTAGATGTTTTAGAAGGAGCAGATATCTTAATGGTAAAGCCGGCCCTTTCTTACTTAGATGTCATTCGACGTGTAAAAGATGAGTTTGGCTTACCACTAGCTGCTTATAATGTGAGTGGTGAATATGCGATGCTAAAATCAGCCGTTAAAAATGGAATTTTAGCAGAAGGAGCGATTTATGAATCGGTTCTCTCAATTAAGCGAGCGGGAGCGGATATTATTATCACTTATTTTGCTAAAGACTTAGCTAAAATGATTCATCAAACAAAATAA
- a CDS encoding bifunctional precorrin-2 dehydrogenase/sirohydrochlorin ferrochelatase, with translation MLYPINLALDHFEIVIIGGGKVAYRKCQNFIQFNKAVTVVAPKFIDEFYELKNVKLIHDVYQKKYIENSDIVVAATNHSEINQQIGEYCHRHKKLVNVVDQLALSNYTVPSFVKRGDLLLSVSTGGKSPVLAKKIKEELEEKYDDTYVEYVNLLGEMRQLIMSRYEDQTLKKQLIEQLITLDLQQLKQTYEAWVDTKETEMSD, from the coding sequence ATGTTGTATCCTATTAATCTAGCGTTAGATCACTTTGAGATTGTGATTATTGGTGGAGGAAAAGTAGCTTACCGAAAGTGTCAAAACTTTATTCAATTTAATAAAGCAGTCACTGTTGTAGCACCTAAATTTATCGATGAGTTTTATGAACTGAAAAATGTTAAGTTAATTCATGATGTCTATCAAAAAAAGTATATTGAAAATAGTGATATCGTTGTAGCAGCTACAAATCATTCAGAAATTAATCAACAAATTGGAGAGTACTGTCATCGTCATAAAAAATTAGTGAACGTCGTTGATCAGCTCGCATTATCAAATTATACCGTTCCCTCGTTTGTGAAACGAGGAGATTTACTGTTAAGTGTTTCAACGGGAGGAAAGAGTCCGGTCTTAGCAAAAAAGATTAAAGAAGAGTTAGAAGAAAAATATGATGACACTTATGTTGAATATGTTAATCTTCTAGGAGAAATGAGACAACTCATTATGAGTCGTTATGAAGATCAAACGCTCAAAAAACAACTGATTGAGCAGCTGATAACGCTTGATTTACAGCAATTAAAACAAACTTATGAAGCATGGGTGGATACGAAAGAAACTGAAATGAGTGATTGA
- a CDS encoding transporter substrate-binding domain-containing protein has product MKKLLMVLLLMLVGVVGCGQEGITVEDIQDEGTLLVGLSGDYPPFEFFKMVDGKEMLVGFDVMLAEKIAEELGVDVELKNMDFGGLVGALQSGQLDMVISGMSPNEERLKQVDFSDFYHTGENAVLVRESEATNYQTEADLKDIKIGTQLGSIQTPIAASFTSEVKELATTQSIALELSNGNVDAVILGKDIANRYAEEFDNVVVSGIVVKSEESMAVALPKGSEELVAKVNTLIASLKSDGTLDRMLEEAMKLANE; this is encoded by the coding sequence ATGAAAAAATTATTAATGGTTTTATTACTCATGTTAGTTGGGGTTGTTGGTTGTGGTCAAGAGGGGATTACGGTCGAGGATATTCAAGATGAGGGAACTTTATTAGTTGGATTATCAGGAGACTATCCGCCATTTGAGTTCTTTAAAATGGTAGATGGAAAAGAAATGTTAGTTGGATTTGACGTCATGTTAGCTGAAAAAATTGCTGAGGAATTAGGGGTCGATGTTGAATTAAAAAATATGGATTTTGGAGGATTAGTAGGGGCACTACAATCTGGACAGTTAGATATGGTAATCTCAGGAATGAGTCCAAATGAAGAACGTCTAAAACAAGTTGATTTTTCAGATTTTTATCACACAGGAGAAAATGCTGTTTTAGTTAGAGAATCAGAAGCGACTAATTATCAAACAGAAGCTGACTTAAAAGATATTAAAATCGGAACACAGTTAGGAAGTATTCAAACACCAATCGCAGCTTCTTTTACATCAGAAGTTAAAGAGTTAGCGACGACACAATCAATCGCGTTAGAGTTAAGTAACGGAAATGTGGATGCGGTTATTTTAGGAAAAGATATTGCTAATCGTTATGCTGAAGAATTTGATAATGTTGTCGTATCTGGAATTGTCGTGAAATCAGAAGAATCAATGGCAGTCGCTCTGCCTAAAGGATCTGAAGAATTAGTCGCAAAAGTTAATACGTTAATTGCTTCATTAAAATCAGATGGAACATTAGATCGCATGTTAGAAGAAGCGATGAAACTTGCTAATGAATAA
- a CDS encoding amino acid ABC transporter permease, with protein MFDFITDYYPMFLKGSGMTILLALLTVIFGTLIGVLISITRFNNKGILGKGFNKLADVYIAFFRGTPLMIQLFIFWFGIPQLFHIRLKPVGPISAEFIVGAIALAINSGAYVAEIFRAGIQAVDKGQMEAGRSLGLSEKQTLKHIILPQAIKNILPALGNEFVVIIKESAIVSVIGLADLMYNADKVTAATFNAFGVYIVAAIIYFILTSLCSKLVSMFERRLNQDA; from the coding sequence ATGTTTGATTTTATTACAGATTATTATCCAATGTTTTTAAAGGGATCAGGAATGACTATCCTATTAGCCCTTTTAACAGTTATTTTTGGAACATTAATTGGAGTGTTAATTTCTATTACAAGATTTAATAATAAAGGAATCCTTGGAAAAGGATTTAACAAATTAGCAGATGTTTATATTGCCTTTTTCCGAGGAACGCCTTTAATGATTCAGTTATTTATTTTTTGGTTTGGGATTCCACAGTTGTTTCATATTCGTCTTAAGCCAGTCGGACCTATCTCAGCAGAGTTTATTGTTGGCGCTATTGCATTAGCTATTAATTCAGGAGCTTATGTCGCTGAAATCTTTAGAGCCGGAATTCAAGCGGTTGATAAAGGTCAAATGGAAGCGGGACGTTCACTTGGGTTAAGTGAAAAACAAACGTTAAAGCACATTATCCTACCACAAGCGATTAAAAATATCTTACCTGCACTAGGGAATGAGTTTGTTGTAATTATTAAGGAATCAGCCATTGTTTCAGTTATTGGACTAGCTGATTTAATGTACAATGCAGATAAAGTGACGGCAGCAACATTTAATGCATTTGGGGTTTACATCGTTGCCGCTATCATCTACTTTATTTTAACCTCACTTTGTTCAAAGCTAGTATCAATGTTTGAAAGGAGACTAAATCAAGATGCTTAA
- a CDS encoding amino acid ABC transporter ATP-binding protein, with translation MLKIHQLSKFFNGKQILKSIDLEIKEGEIVTIIGPSGSGKSTLLRCMNLLEVPEEGQVIFEGTDLLNPKTNLNEIREHIGMVFQNFNLFPNKTVGENITLALKLLKKLDEKSARQIALDLLTRVGLADKIDMYPAKLSGGQKQRVAIARSLALNPKLMLFDEPTSALDPEMVKEVLEVMKELGESGMTMVIVTHEMNFARNVATRAIFIDQGQVLEDTTPEALFTQPTHTRTKEFLDKIL, from the coding sequence ATGCTTAAAATTCATCAATTATCAAAATTCTTTAATGGAAAACAAATTTTAAAATCAATTGATTTAGAAATCAAAGAAGGTGAGATTGTTACCATTATTGGCCCATCAGGTTCAGGGAAATCAACTTTATTGCGTTGTATGAATTTATTAGAAGTTCCGGAAGAAGGACAAGTTATATTTGAAGGAACTGATTTATTAAATCCTAAAACAAATTTAAATGAAATTCGTGAACACATTGGAATGGTCTTTCAAAATTTTAATCTCTTTCCAAATAAAACGGTCGGAGAGAATATTACGTTAGCTTTAAAATTATTAAAAAAGCTAGATGAAAAGTCTGCTCGTCAAATTGCTTTAGATTTACTGACACGCGTTGGATTAGCGGATAAAATCGATATGTATCCTGCTAAATTATCAGGGGGACAAAAACAACGTGTGGCTATTGCACGTTCATTAGCATTAAATCCTAAGTTAATGTTATTTGATGAACCAACATCAGCACTTGATCCTGAAATGGTTAAAGAGGTTTTAGAAGTCATGAAAGAATTAGGTGAAAGTGGCATGACGATGGTTATTGTAACTCATGAAATGAATTTTGCTAGAAATGTAGCAACACGTGCTATTTTCATTGATCAAGGCCAAGTTCTTGAAGATACAACGCCTGAAGCGTTATTTACTCAACCAACACACACACGTACAAAAGAGTTTTTAGATAAAATCTTATAA
- a CDS encoding phosphotransferase enzyme family protein has translation MNVNEMREVLKYYFEGDCQIHQGASGMNNLTRFIEWNEKKYVLRIYQNHNDEALVKVEQKVLSRIKGVPVPVLVPTIKGEYVVNYHGQLAVLFEYQEGVNLKLERLEQYKNYGEMVGRLSQALSKLENEKQGYLPYYELDKAYPNHEIEAFCQMPDEAFKDLRDELKIVEACYVEWKQIRDELAKLPKQLIHGDINSSNLLMNDQGMISRILDFEFVTKDLRVMEIAICLSEILYEGKDEIWPKLEAFMEGLRGSVELTNEEMIYLPSLILLRRLDVVLHFITRYRCDISSEIAGKTEYLRKQILKLVDQWSWMNENKEAFVQLVKN, from the coding sequence ATGAATGTTAATGAGATGAGAGAGGTTTTAAAGTATTATTTTGAGGGAGACTGTCAAATTCATCAGGGAGCGAGTGGAATGAATAACTTAACTCGGTTCATTGAATGGAATGAAAAAAAGTATGTCTTAAGAATTTATCAAAATCATAATGATGAAGCGTTAGTCAAGGTTGAACAAAAGGTTTTAAGTAGGATTAAGGGTGTGCCCGTTCCTGTATTAGTTCCAACCATAAAAGGAGAATATGTTGTTAACTACCATGGTCAGCTAGCTGTATTATTTGAATATCAAGAAGGTGTTAACTTAAAATTAGAGCGATTAGAACAGTATAAGAATTATGGCGAAATGGTTGGACGATTGAGTCAGGCATTATCAAAATTAGAAAACGAAAAGCAAGGTTATTTACCTTACTATGAATTAGATAAAGCCTATCCTAATCATGAAATCGAGGCTTTTTGTCAGATGCCTGATGAAGCGTTTAAAGATTTACGTGATGAGTTGAAGATCGTAGAAGCGTGTTACGTTGAATGGAAACAGATTAGAGACGAGTTAGCTAAATTACCAAAACAACTGATTCATGGAGACATTAATTCCTCTAATTTATTGATGAATGATCAGGGAATGATTTCACGTATTTTAGATTTTGAGTTTGTGACAAAAGATTTACGTGTGATGGAAATTGCTATTTGTTTATCAGAAATACTGTACGAAGGAAAAGATGAAATTTGGCCTAAACTCGAAGCCTTTATGGAAGGCTTAAGAGGTAGTGTAGAACTAACGAATGAAGAAATGATATATTTACCCTCATTAATTTTATTACGTCGATTAGACGTTGTTTTACATTTTATTACCCGTTATCGATGTGATATTTCCTCGGAAATTGCCGGAAAAACAGAGTATTTACGAAAGCAAATTTTAAAATTAGTTGATCAATGGTCATGGATGAATGAAAACAAAGAAGCATTTGTTCAGTTAGTAAAAAATTAG